The Gigantopelta aegis isolate Gae_Host chromosome 9, Gae_host_genome, whole genome shotgun sequence genomic sequence ACAACTAGACCGGTATCCAATGTAAGCTATCACCACATTTACAGTAATCACATAGAAAACATCATTAAGATTGTCAAATAAATAGgaatacattttctttaaattgccgagtttactatttttaatgatatattgtactaaatgtgttatatatacatgtatttatatacagaGTATGGCACGTCAAACTAGACTGGTATTCATGTACAAAGTTTGTTATCTAGACTGGCATGTATACACAAAATACGCTATGTCAGACATATATAGAGTATGCCACGTCAAACTAGACTGGTATTCATGTACAAAGTATGTTATCTAGACTGGCATTTATACACAAAATACACTATGCCagactattaatattattacacatagcACGTAGACATGTttatatgcaaaatatgccatgtCAAACTAGACTGGTATTTATACGCAAAGAAGGGTATGTCAAATTAGACTGGTATTCATACGGAGATAATACCATGTCAAACTAGACTGGTATTCATACGGAAGGTATGCTATGTCAAACTAGATTGATATTCATACGGAGCGTATGCTAGGTCAGACAAGACTGTTATTCGTAAACAGCTTAATACGCTTTTCAAGCCTGACTGATACATAGCGTTTGCTATATAAGCTGGTATTTGCATTAGACTGATATTCAAACTCAGAACATACTATGCCAGACTAGACTGGTATTGAAGAACACAGATTATGCCTCTAGTATGTCAAACAGAGAAAGCACCATGTCAAACTAGACCGGAATTCGCACAAACATTACGCTATGTCAGACTTGATAGATATTCAATGTAAACTATGGCCGCTTTTAGTGTCTGCATCCTCGAAAGGTGGTTATGGTCCGTGGTGTTGGGCAGGTGTCGCTTCAGTCGGTCAAACGCCTGATTCAGAAGTCGCATCCGACGTCGCTCCCTCATGTTGGCGGCCTTGCGCTGACTGGCCGTCTGTCGCCGTCGTCGTTTTTTCTTGAGCGCCGCGTGGAACGGATAGTCGGAATCCATCGGGTCgacgtcgtcgtcgtcgtcgtaaGGAATATCTTCCTTCTCATCTATCGCCGTTAGCTCCTGGAGGGGCGAGTTGCACACCACCCCGTTCACAGCACCGGTTCCGCCCTGTGACGTCTCACACGGAGTTTCGGAATCTGGTTTGTCGCCGTCTGTTGTCATGGTGATGAGGGCTTGGTGGTGGCTGTTGTCGTCAGGCTGTTGATACAGATTGTCACATTAGTTTAAGAAATTTACCCTTGTCATGACTAAGTTATCAAATGACTAAGTCATGTTGCTGAGAACTTTGTAGCTTTTGTCGTTAAAATGTTGTTGTGGACGTTGTAGCTGTTGTTGTGAAGCTTATGATACAGAATGTCACACGAGTTAAAGAACTGCACATTTAAAGTCTCCAGTCATGTTGTGTAGTAATAGTTGTAACTGAGGCAGGTGTGTGGCTGATGTTACAATCTCGCACCACCATAttgtaatgcaaaatacaaacacaactacagttttaatcaAACCATTTGTTATAGCTATCAATAGTTATAGTCATACAACATACATATCTATCGctgagtttgtttgttttgctttctaAATAAAGTCTTTATTATACCAGCTTAAAATGGCGAGTAATAAATAGTTTCGTGTGACATAGATAGTGTATGTAGTCCCCAAACGATATCGAAGAATGGCGTTTGGCGGTACTAAAATTAATGTTGATGGTCTGttctaaatgataaaataattttaaaaatatataccagaGATATCGGCTTTAAATAATTCCACAGTTGTAGTCTGTAGTGATGCTGTCGTAAACGTTGTGTCTGCTGCTGTTTACAGACACGATGTAGACTGTAATGGTGTAGCCAATGTTGCCGTTGTTGATGATTTTCTTTTTAGCTGGCGTTATTGAATTCCACACACAGAAACAGGTCCAGAACAATATGTTTTTTCACCGGCACGGCAACACATTTCATTAAAATACAGTTTACACTAATTCACCACGACATCTTCTTTTTTACACGATAACCTCAAAGCAATAACGACGACTTACACGCAATTGTTTCGTCAACAATACCTCGGTAACACCACAGTTTACtcgtttaaataaattaatattcgaAAAGCTCTTAATTGTCTTTCGAACTACAAATCCTTCTAACTAcaaatatctgttttgtttcCTTCCGTCAACGCCAAAATCGCCTACACCGTTTACTGGGGATTTTCTGCAGTGGAAATGACAATATTAATTTAGGTATTTTTCAATAACCATATAGATAGTATCGGAAATGTCAGCAAGTGGCATAGATATTGCGGCTAAACATAATTAAACTCCTtccaagttctttattgctggTCCTGATTGGCAGATTCTGTGCACGTGCTCGCGCGTCCGCGGTTTCCTGCGCAATGGCTCATCACGCTATGTTCTAATGTACGTGCAGGTGTTCAGTGTATATTGTATTTAGGGGACGCCTCTCCAGTAGCGATCGCATTGTGCCTCCCTCGTGTCAGACCGGTCTCATAATGTCGGTAAATTAATCTGATAAGCGAAACTACATATGACAGTGGTGTATAGATGGAAACGTTTCTGGCAGATTTGCAATTTCTCTATGAATATATACgtgatgaaatgttttatttaacgacgcactcaacacattttatttacggttatatggcgtcagacagatattgaggtaggaaacccgctgtcgccacttcatgggctactctttttgattagcagcaagggatcttttatatgcaccatcccatagacaggatagcgcataccacggcctttgatataccagtcgtggtgcactggctggagcaagaaatagcccaatgggcccactgacggggatcgatccttgactgccagcgcatcgagcgagcgctataccgctgggctgcgtcccgccccatatATACGTGATGAAGATCCGCAAAGGGAAAGTTAAATTGGTCTATGAAAGCCACGCAATAAGGATAACACCCAAACTGTGGCTAGTATGAACAGGTGACCTTTATGCAgaggtaaaaataaaatagtttgaaGAAGAACAATTTATGTGTCCTTTTTATacaggtggttgttatacaTAATGCCCCTTTTAACTCTAGTTTACAGGTGCTTGTGTTAGAGATGCTACAGACAAGATCACCTGGGGCAATGTCGTGTCAATGCACTGACGAACCAGTTTAAAAAGTTGCGAAATCTCTTTCCTGCATAATACTATATGTATTCGTTAAGTAAGGCATATtgagatttatttatttattcatccattcgtttattcgttcattcattcatatatttatttttatttatattcaagCCTATATCCTACAAGGGATTTAGGCatgcacacacatcagctgtcTGTCAACGACATAGATTAAttttagtggttactgagagatgTCGCCGTAGTCGTCTTATTTACCCACCCTGGGCTGGGATCCGGTATGGAGatacgaacccaatacctaACAGGCTTAAATGCCGCTATCTCAAGGCCACGTGATATCTACAGACGGAAAGAAATACGGCATCACACCAACACTTAACAGGAAAGAATGGCTGCAACAAAAACCTATATTCATAGTGTCAGGAACATAACCGTGttattgacattcaatctcacattactgacattcagtctcacgttactgacattcaatccgacattactgacattcaatccgacattactgacattcagtctcacattacagacattcaatccgccattactgacattcagtctcatattactgacattcaatccgccattattgacattcaatccgccattattgacattcagtcttacattactgacattcagtctcacattacaaacattcaattcgacattactgatattcagtctCACATAAATGACATTCAATCCGACATTACTGACTTTCAGCCTCACATTAATGACATTCAATCCgccattactgacattcagtctcacattaatGGCATTCAAGCAGACATTAATGACATCCAATCTCATGTTACTGA encodes the following:
- the LOC121382305 gene encoding fer3-like protein, which produces MTTDGDKPDSETPCETSQGGTGAVNGVVCNSPLQELTAIDEKEDIPYDDDDDVDPMDSDYPFHAALKKKRRRRQTASQRKAANMRERRRMRLLNQAFDRLKRHLPNTTDHNHLSRMQTLKAAIVYIEYLSSLT